One Sphingobacteruim zhuxiongii DNA window includes the following coding sequences:
- a CDS encoding tetratricopeptide repeat protein, producing MFNKVRVLLAIVLIISLKGVKAQSGSEVLDPAGFVTKYNPNFKGIGPEVYNLPAPRTKEEVLVDSYKEKNSFYDSIARQLDYQNLIEEFQQTSNSSYLIQQFQPFPNSAEKWMDLINSLKRNNNTRLAAGLLNVYALEATKQNDIKKSIALLAEALGLIQNTEFKADASIVQFNLANAHLYQRSFSDADALQEQYLQKAIDSKRITDQANSLVQAGLIRAHQKEYKAAENSIIRRAIPIYNKTKDFSGKTKAWIQLAKIYQLQNKHTEAQWFLIQARDLANSKNFKMDLPEIEYMLGYSKFMQQNYRVAKLELEKAKTLADGENNKALQLAIHDKLGEIDMIMGNYESAEAHLSEYWKLRKELF from the coding sequence ATGTTCAACAAAGTGCGTGTGTTATTGGCCATAGTGCTGATTATTTCGTTAAAGGGAGTAAAAGCCCAGAGTGGCAGTGAAGTATTGGACCCTGCGGGTTTTGTTACAAAATACAATCCAAACTTCAAAGGCATTGGGCCCGAAGTCTATAACTTACCGGCTCCGAGAACTAAAGAAGAAGTTCTTGTCGACTCTTATAAGGAGAAAAACAGCTTTTATGATTCAATTGCTCGACAATTAGATTACCAAAACCTAATCGAAGAATTTCAACAGACCTCGAATTCGAGTTATTTAATTCAACAATTTCAACCATTTCCCAATAGTGCTGAAAAATGGATGGATCTGATCAATTCTTTAAAGAGAAATAATAATACGCGTTTAGCAGCAGGTTTACTTAATGTATACGCGCTGGAGGCTACGAAACAAAACGATATTAAAAAGTCAATTGCTTTACTAGCTGAAGCGCTAGGACTTATTCAAAACACTGAATTTAAAGCGGATGCTAGTATTGTGCAATTTAACCTAGCCAATGCTCACCTCTATCAACGAAGTTTTTCCGACGCTGACGCTTTACAAGAACAATATCTACAAAAGGCTATCGACAGCAAGCGTATTACCGATCAGGCTAATTCACTCGTTCAAGCTGGATTAATTCGTGCTCATCAAAAAGAATACAAAGCAGCAGAAAACAGTATTATACGTCGCGCCATTCCGATTTACAACAAGACCAAGGATTTTAGCGGAAAAACCAAAGCTTGGATTCAGCTAGCAAAGATTTATCAACTTCAAAATAAGCACACCGAAGCACAATGGTTCTTAATTCAAGCAAGAGATCTGGCGAATTCAAAGAACTTCAAAATGGATTTACCAGAAATTGAATATATGTTAGGCTATTCCAAATTCATGCAGCAAAATTATCGTGTTGCAAAATTAGAATTGGAAAAAGCTAAAACATTGGCTGATGGAGAGAACAATAAGGCCCTACAATTAGCTATCCATGATAAGCTTGGGGAAATCGATATGATTATGGGGAATTACGAGTCTGCAGAAGCACACCTATCGGAATATTGGAAATTGAGAAAAGAGCTATTCTAA
- a CDS encoding carboxy terminal-processing peptidase has protein sequence MNSIKKTIYMLRNLILGLSLISIVACGAKPRVDLEQEGLQLKPTTQHGVIVKEVANLLENFSYKRVPMNDSISNIIFNNLVEGLDQGRNYLLQSDIDDFQQFKNNFGADFKEGDLSSAFYMFNKYSDRYLQCLNYALDQIDSNHDFTKDETYNSFREKLPWFKSDAELKDQWRKRVKYDLLNLKLTASDSAKFDLAKNKETLKSRYKNLISQASKANANDAFQLIMTSFTAAVDPHTNYYNPSFAQAFNESMSNTLEGIGAQLQMENEMVTIKMIIAGGPAFKDKTLQINDRIVGVAQGDAEFEDIIGWRLDAAVAKIKGKKGTVVRLKVLPAGADMSTTPKIVKLTREKIVLEEESAKREIKTIKGEDGKNYRVGIINLPKFYIDFDAVRRGDQNYKSTTRDVRLLLDSLKKDGVDAVLMDLRNNGGGSLQEAIELTGLFIDKGPVVQVRDTRNRVQVDSDQESGVSWDGPFGVIVNRFSASASEIFAGAIQDYGRGIILGSTSYGKGTVQNAVDMSRFISATNKLLIKASGEKDADTPNGAPEFGQINITMGKFYRVTGSSTQHKGVAPDVTFPTQYSAEKFGESSEPSALPWDQIKPSTFAKITDLASINSKLNDIHKKRMEKSPAYTFLLEDIEEFNKVDSIPSVSLNEAKLKSEREKNRLKNRDRINKQLGFLKLPLWKEGQPQPKFDYDFVLEESANVLTDYIRLKTK, from the coding sequence ATGAACAGTATTAAGAAAACCATCTATATGTTAAGAAATCTAATCCTAGGTCTTTCCCTAATTTCGATTGTTGCATGTGGTGCAAAACCGCGTGTTGATCTTGAACAGGAAGGCTTACAATTAAAACCAACAACTCAGCACGGGGTAATCGTGAAGGAAGTTGCAAACTTGTTGGAAAACTTCAGCTATAAGCGTGTTCCAATGAACGATTCAATTTCCAATATTATATTTAATAATCTAGTAGAAGGACTTGATCAAGGACGCAACTATTTATTACAGTCTGATATCGATGATTTTCAACAGTTCAAAAATAATTTTGGAGCAGACTTTAAGGAAGGCGATTTATCAAGCGCTTTCTATATGTTTAACAAATACTCAGATCGTTATTTACAATGTTTGAATTACGCTTTAGATCAAATCGATTCAAACCATGATTTCACTAAGGATGAAACCTACAATAGCTTTCGCGAGAAATTACCGTGGTTCAAGTCCGATGCTGAGCTAAAAGACCAATGGAGAAAACGTGTAAAATATGATCTATTAAATCTTAAATTGACTGCAAGTGACTCGGCGAAATTTGATTTAGCGAAAAACAAAGAGACATTAAAAAGCCGCTACAAAAATTTAATCTCTCAGGCATCCAAAGCGAATGCGAATGATGCTTTTCAGCTTATAATGACTTCCTTTACGGCCGCAGTAGATCCACATACGAATTACTATAATCCATCGTTTGCACAAGCTTTCAATGAAAGTATGTCGAACACTTTGGAAGGTATCGGCGCGCAGCTACAGATGGAGAACGAAATGGTCACCATCAAAATGATTATTGCTGGAGGACCTGCATTTAAAGATAAGACCTTGCAAATTAACGATCGCATTGTGGGTGTTGCACAAGGAGACGCTGAGTTTGAAGATATTATTGGATGGCGCTTAGATGCTGCAGTCGCCAAAATCAAAGGGAAGAAAGGAACCGTTGTCCGCTTAAAGGTGCTACCTGCTGGAGCAGACATGTCTACAACACCTAAAATTGTAAAGTTGACTCGCGAAAAAATTGTCTTGGAAGAAGAGTCGGCGAAACGTGAAATCAAAACAATCAAAGGTGAGGATGGCAAAAATTACCGCGTAGGTATTATCAACCTTCCTAAGTTCTATATCGACTTCGACGCTGTTCGTCGTGGCGATCAAAATTATAAGAGCACGACACGTGACGTTCGATTACTATTAGACAGCTTGAAAAAAGATGGCGTGGATGCTGTATTAATGGATTTACGCAATAATGGTGGTGGTTCTTTACAAGAAGCAATTGAATTAACTGGATTGTTCATTGATAAAGGTCCTGTCGTGCAAGTTCGCGACACTCGAAATCGTGTGCAAGTGGACAGCGACCAAGAATCCGGAGTTTCCTGGGATGGTCCATTCGGGGTAATTGTCAACCGCTTCTCTGCATCAGCATCTGAAATTTTTGCAGGCGCTATTCAAGATTATGGTCGCGGAATTATCTTAGGCTCGACTTCCTATGGAAAAGGTACTGTTCAAAACGCAGTAGATATGTCTAGATTTATCAGTGCAACAAACAAACTATTAATTAAAGCTTCGGGCGAAAAAGACGCTGACACACCTAATGGTGCTCCAGAATTCGGACAGATCAATATCACGATGGGTAAGTTCTACCGAGTGACGGGTAGTAGTACGCAACATAAAGGTGTTGCTCCAGATGTAACGTTCCCTACACAATATTCTGCAGAGAAATTCGGAGAAAGCTCCGAACCTTCGGCACTACCATGGGATCAAATTAAACCATCTACATTTGCGAAAATTACAGATCTTGCGTCTATCAATTCAAAATTGAATGATATTCACAAGAAACGTATGGAAAAATCGCCTGCTTATACGTTCTTGTTGGAAGATATCGAAGAATTCAACAAAGTAGATTCTATTCCTTCCGTAAGCTTAAACGAGGCAAAGTTGAAATCAGAACGTGAGAAGAACCGTCTTAAGAACCGTGATAGAATTAACAAACAATTGGGGTTCTTGAAGCTTCCATTATGGAAAGAAGGTCAACCTCAACCGAAATTCGATTATGACTTTGTTCTAGAAGAGAGTGCAAATGTTTTAACGGATTATATTCGATTAAAAACGAAGTAA
- a CDS encoding SusD/RagB family nutrient-binding outer membrane lipoprotein, with product MKKLFKYIFIGLIGICSSCSKFEEINSNPEATDKVTSAMLATRIIINLANQPSQKSFMHPYLLNKNIVWTEFVESYQYNGFGAGSLGFTSLNDAHFMVDFASSEKLARSYEGLMYFARAVKFFEATMDLGDIPYQEALKGESDKVYFPKFDEQKDVFIGILNELDKADKAFSEGEKFTGDPLYAGNTEKWRKLVNSYALNVLIQLSKKESVNELDIKNRFAQILNNRPIFTSNADNFQLIRSDKSGQTYPFYKVGNNFTIYPIVSSEIIERLKSLKDRRLFYYANPSAKRLKDGKQVSDFDAYVGIDPSLPYDNVLAIKNSTDYSKLNDRYLEIPEGEPTQQLSYAQLCFIISEAASRGWVSTEAKEWYKKGIESSMKFIYSNTPNTVQYHHGMPLDDSYISTFVTDLAANFPTNLEARVEAIITQKYLASYLQSEYATYYDYRRTGYPKWKINPASSLNSEAPNKIPVRWKYPDSEYSFNSKNLQEALDRQFNGVDEINQLIWILK from the coding sequence ATGAAAAAGCTATTTAAATACATATTTATAGGATTGATTGGAATTTGTTCATCTTGTTCGAAGTTTGAGGAAATTAATAGTAATCCTGAGGCTACCGACAAAGTGACGTCGGCAATGCTTGCGACGAGAATCATAATCAACTTGGCAAATCAACCTTCTCAAAAGTCCTTCATGCATCCTTATTTGTTAAATAAGAATATTGTTTGGACGGAGTTTGTTGAGAGCTATCAATATAATGGATTTGGAGCCGGTTCTCTCGGTTTTACATCCCTGAACGATGCGCACTTTATGGTTGATTTTGCCAGTTCCGAGAAATTGGCGCGTTCGTACGAAGGATTAATGTATTTCGCTCGAGCCGTCAAGTTTTTTGAAGCGACAATGGATTTGGGCGATATTCCATATCAAGAGGCGTTAAAAGGGGAATCTGATAAAGTTTATTTTCCGAAATTTGATGAGCAGAAGGATGTTTTTATCGGTATTTTGAATGAATTGGATAAAGCAGATAAAGCTTTTTCTGAAGGAGAGAAGTTTACCGGGGATCCTTTGTATGCTGGAAATACCGAGAAATGGAGAAAGTTGGTTAATAGCTATGCTTTAAATGTTCTTATCCAGTTGAGCAAGAAGGAATCCGTTAATGAATTGGATATTAAAAATCGCTTCGCTCAGATTCTAAATAATAGACCAATATTCACTTCGAATGCCGACAATTTTCAACTTATTCGCTCAGATAAAAGTGGCCAAACATATCCATTTTATAAGGTCGGAAACAATTTCACTATTTATCCAATTGTTTCAAGCGAGATTATTGAAAGACTTAAATCTTTAAAAGATAGACGTCTATTTTATTACGCAAACCCGTCAGCAAAACGATTGAAAGATGGAAAACAAGTTTCTGATTTCGATGCTTATGTTGGAATTGATCCTTCATTGCCGTATGACAATGTTTTAGCGATAAAAAACAGCACTGACTATTCGAAACTAAACGACCGATATTTAGAAATTCCGGAAGGTGAACCTACTCAACAGTTATCGTATGCTCAACTATGTTTTATAATCTCGGAAGCCGCAAGTCGGGGATGGGTTAGTACGGAAGCTAAAGAGTGGTACAAAAAGGGCATTGAGTCATCTATGAAATTTATTTATAGCAACACGCCAAATACTGTACAGTATCACCATGGAATGCCTTTAGACGATAGTTACATATCGACATTTGTTACAGACTTGGCAGCTAATTTTCCAACGAACTTGGAAGCTAGAGTTGAAGCAATAATTACTCAGAAATATTTAGCGAGTTATTTACAATCTGAATATGCAACTTACTACGACTATCGTCGTACAGGATATCCAAAATGGAAAATTAATCCAGCAAGTAGTTTAAATTCTGAAGCCCCAAATAAAATTCCTGTTCGATGGAAATATCCCGATTCAGAATATAGTTTTAACAGCAAGAATCTTCAAGAGGCTCTTGATAGACAATTCAATGGTGTTGATGAAATAAATCAGTTGATATGGATTCTGAAATAG